Proteins from one Haliaeetus albicilla chromosome 4, bHalAlb1.1, whole genome shotgun sequence genomic window:
- the CCDC30 gene encoding coiled-coil domain-containing protein 30 isoform X1, whose product MEAAAAAPAEAPVPAETVRRWLRAEGADPAAPAEEQLGLAWRLLRRAEARLGDLERRRAEEMRDVESYVGHVRNLTEERDAITTEYEKENEQLRLELTRLQLQREAQLKEVEEMLEQEGLSEIAHSNASEQIAYLLVERTTLLEKLEIADQKLNSHSYIDRLCAAQLQCKDEFGHVHQSLEDELQQQHESAQLIGETMNKFYREELEREQASRARVERDLDEATQRLLMAQEEIRRLTDELDAQRKEQSRIESASWSALQAPESREEGVNEWRESDRTELQKAMEHNSKLDKEILALRARVQTLDLERKAFLDLVEQLKEEICEYQKSEKQGLPLPAPAETEEVAASSLQTQGTMDEGRIEGDCVSGKAGSDQEDRYQGSETFHKRCREAIENIEGRNSQLLHKLQKLKQEHEDLVERNEELESILGETQIQTKQEKEQFESEVEGLHRKITSLETELLEVQKNKTEMSGEEQASSGAQEMQEMLESCQETIEKLGSQLGERRQRRKQLASELELLREDLKAEKKVSELLQEREQINKLELKHEDICTDEKTCEEQMAKVVFLEEQIKNLRDEQELLCSELLKSNKKREELEKQLKESNEEKRLLLEEIAQLKQDTLTTRQQGDNTLEETLRMNQGMAHRDNRFLVLQSSAGSLDGSVKQSLPDERFQQQEEKMQQLRQDLRRVQNLCSSAERELRYEREKNVDLQKQNLLLQQECTKVKAELKQARAKLSDTTETCSSLSAQWEKSQQKVKELEQELLKCSQADKLQSSLQEKLAQEKSKVCEAQKKISKLQQKLKDSHHQLLLAEARVSDKKLLEEELKEARENEARVQQELHEEQLKRKLLEQQVEELRQQLRHSRETEASLAKMHVELQAKTLHVLEDERKTDSSEQLQCQKENQKLSEQLSLLKEENKALYEEGVRLLNQKDLYVRKYNEMQLRHKDKIRRAKETFIHEVKQRDSRIKQLENELSESKLQVEKGKVLIAQITAENEKLLQERRRLLQKITDQEETPWNNRSTIATLQSRVKILDEENVRLHESKLQLSGHVPTLQRAPRSIHAPNVEDSKTVNFSDRQLQSKVLPSPRTSFPSREPPDSLSTLKTTQDTKHEGEAESQDSSFCLSPSQPSEIGYLNVASPGDTTASQLQEESQSISSENF is encoded by the exons ATggaggcggccgccgccgccccg GCGGAGGCCCCGGTACCGGCAGAGACCGTCCGCCGCTGGCTGCGGGCGGAGGGCGCCgaccccgccgccccggccgaGGAGCAGCTGGGCCTGGCCTGGCGGCTGCTGCGACGCGCCGAGGCCCGGCTCGGCGACCTGGAACGGCGGCGGGCCGAGGAGATGAGAGAC GTGGAAAGCTATGTGGGTCACGTCCGTAACCTGACGGAGGAACGGGATGCTATCACCACcgaatatgaaaaagaaaatgaacagctCAGGCTTGAGCTGACACGGCTGCAGCTGCAGCGGG AAGCCCAGCTGAAGGAGGTCGAGGAGATGCTGGAACAGGAAGGCTTGTCCGAAATAGCTCACAGTAATGCCAGTGAACAGATTGCTTATTTACTGGTGGAAAGAACGACGCTGCTGGAGAAACTGGAGATTGCAGATCAGAAGTTGAATTCACACAGCTACATAGACAGGCTGTGTGCGGCACAGCTTCAG TGCAAGGATGAGTTTGGTCACGTTCATCAGTCACTAGAAGATGAACTCCAACAACAGCATGAATCTGCGCAGCTTATTGGAGAGACAATGAATAAG TTCTacagagaggagctggagagggaacAAGCATCACGTGCAAGAGTTGAACGAGATCTGGATGAGGCCACACAGAGGCTGCTGATGGCCCAGGAGGAGATCCGGAGGTTGACAGATGAGCTGGATGCACAAAGAAAGGAGCAGAGCAGAATCG AATCAGCCTCATGGTCAGCCCTGCAAGCACCTGAGAGCCGGGAGGAAGGGGTGAATGAATGGAGAGAGAGTG ACAGGACTGAGCTACAGAAGGCCATGGAGCACAACAGCAAACTGGACAAGGAAATTCTGGCGCTGCGAGCACGGGTCCAAACACTCGACTTGGAGAGAAAAGCGTTCCTTGATCTG gtTGAACAGCTCAAAGAGGAGATCTGTGAGTATCAGAAGAGTGAGAAGCAAGGACTTCCATTGCCTGCGCCAGCCGAGACTGAAGAAGTCGCTGCGTCCTCGCTGCAG ACACAAGGCACAATGGATGAAGGGAGGATTGAAGGAGACTGCGTTTCAGGCAAAGCTGGCTCAGATCAAGAAGACAGATATCAGGGTAGTGAAACATTTCATAAAAG GTGCCGAGAGGCGATTGAAAACATCGAGGGCAGGAATTCACAGCTCCTTCACAAGCTGCAAAAACTGAAGCAGGAGCACGAGGATTTGGTTGAGCGCAATGAAGAGCTGGAATCAATTCTGGGAGAGACACAGATCCAAACCAAGCAGGAGAAGGAACAGTTTGAGAGTGAGGTGGAGGGACTTCACCGGAAA ATCACAAGTTTAGAAACAGAGTTACTTGAAGTGCAGAAGAACAAAACTGAGATGAGTGGGGAAGAACAGGCATCATCTGGAGCACAAGAGATGCAAGAG atgCTGGAAAGTTGTCAGGAAACAATAGAAAAGTTGGGAAGTCAGCTGGGAGAGCGGAGACAACGGAGAAAGCAACTTGCATCTGAGCTTGAACTGTTACGAGAAGATCTGAAGGCTGAGAAGAAG GTCTCTGAACTCCTACAAGAAAGAGAACAGATTAACAAACTGGAGCTGAAACATGAAGATATATGTACCGATGAAAAGACGTGTGAAGAACAGATGGCTAAAGTAGTATTTTTGGAAGAACAGATCAAAAACTTGAGGGATGAACAAGAACTGCTCTG TTCTGAATTACTAAAAAGCAACAAGAAGAGGGAGGAGCTAGAAAAGCAGCTAAAAGagagcaatgaagaaaaacGGTTGTTACTGGAAGAAATTGCCCAGTTAAAACAAGATACCCTGACTACCCGGCAGCAGGGTGACAACACGCTTGAAGAGACTTTGAGGATGAATCAAGGCATGGCGCATAGAGATAACAGGTTTCTCGTgttgcagagctctgcaggcagttTAGATGGGAGCGTTAAACAG AGTCTGCCCGATGAGAGattccagcagcaggaggaaaaaatgcagcaacTGCGGCAGGACTTGCGTCGAGTTCAGAACTTGTGCAGCTCAGCCGAGAGGGAGCTGAGATACGAAAGGGAGAAGAATGTTGacttacaaaagcaaaatctcTTGCTCCAACAGGAATGCACCAAG GTCAAAGCTGAGCTGAAGCAAGCCCGGGCAAAACTCTCAGACACAACTGAAACATGCTCCTCTCTCTCAGCACAGTGGGAAAAAAGCCAGCAGAAGGTCAAAGAACTTGAACAAGAGCTCTTGAAGTGCTCCCAGGCTGATAAACTGCAGAGCAGTCTGCAAGAGAAACTTGCACAGGAGAAATCCAAAGTATGTGAAGCACAAAAAAAG ATTTCAAAACTCCAGCAAAAGCTAAAAGATTCAcaccaccagctcctgctggcAGAGGCCCGTGTTTCAGACAAGAAACTCCTGGAGGAGGAATTGAAGGAAGCCCGAGAAAATGAAGCTCGTGTGCAGCAAGAACTTCATGAAGAGCAGCTGAAAAG GAAGCTTCTGGAGCAGCAGGTGGAGGAGCTGCGGCAGCAGCTCCGGCATTCGAGGGAGACGGAGGCGTCGCTGGCCAAGATGCACGTGGAGCTGCAGGCCAAGACTCTGCATGTCCTAGAAGATGAGAGGAAAACTGATTCAAGCGAG CAGCTCCAGTGTCAGAAGGAGAACCAGAAGCTTTCAGAGCAACTTTCACTgctgaaggaggaaaacaaagccCTGTATGAGGAAGGAGTCCGTCTCCTGAACCAGAAGGATCTGTATGTCAG GAAATATAACGAAATGCAGCTCCGCCACAAAGACAAGATCCGCAGAGCCAAGGAGACCTTTATCCATGAGGTGAAACAAAGGGACAGCAGAATTAAGCAGCTTGAAAATGAGCTCAGCGAGtcaaagctccaagtggaaaag GGGAAGGTGCTGATTGCACAGATCACAGCTGAGAATGAGAAATTACTCCAGGAAAGAAGACGGCTCCTCCAGAAGATAACTGACCAAGAGGAGACCCCTTGGAACAACCGGTCTACAATTGCCACCCTGCAGAGCAG AGTGAAGATCCTGGACGAGGAGAATGTGCGGCTGCACGAGAGCAAACTCCAGCTCTCTGGTCACGTGCCCACCTTACAACGCGCGCCGAGGAGCATCCATGCTCCCAACGTGGAG
- the CCDC30 gene encoding coiled-coil domain-containing protein 30 isoform X9 yields the protein MEAAAAAPAEAPVPAETVRRWLRAEGADPAAPAEEQLGLAWRLLRRAEARLGDLERRRAEEMRDVESYVGHVRNLTEERDAITTEYEKENEQLRLELTRLQLQREAQLKEVEEMLEQEGLSEIAHSNASEQIAYLLVERTTLLEKLEIADQKLNSHSYIDRLCAAQLQCKDEFGHVHQSLEDELQQQHESAQLIGETMNKFYREELEREQASRARVERDLDEATQRLLMAQEEIRRLTDELDAQRKEQSRIESASWSALQAPESREEGVNEWRESDRTELQKAMEHNSKLDKEILALRARVQTLDLERKAFLDLVEQLKEEICEYQKSEKQGLPLPAPAETEEVAASSLQTQGTMDEGRIEGDCVSGKAGSDQEDRYQGSETFHKRCREAIENIEGRNSQLLHKLQKLKQEHEDLVERNEELESILGETQIQTKQEKEQFESEVEGLHRKITSLETELLEVQKNKTEMSGEEQASSGAQEMQEMLESCQETIEKLGSQLGERRQRRKQLASELELLREDLKAEKKSLPDERFQQQEEKMQQLRQDLRRVQNLCSSAERELRYEREKNVDLQKQNLLLQQECTKVKAELKQARAKLSDTTETCSSLSAQWEKSQQKVKELEQELLKCSQADKLQSSLQEKLAQEKSKVCEAQKKISKLQQKLKDSHHQLLLAEARVSDKKLLEEELKEARENEARVQQELHEEQLKRKLLEQQVEELRQQLRHSRETEASLAKMHVELQAKTLHVLEDERKTDSSEQLQCQKENQKLSEQLSLLKEENKALYEEGVRLLNQKDLYVRKYNEMQLRHKDKIRRAKETFIHEVKQRDSRIKQLENELSESKLQVEKGKVLIAQITAENEKLLQERRRLLQKITDQEETPWNNRSTIATLQSRVKILDEENVRLHESKLQLSGHVPTLQRAPRSIHAPNVEDSKTVNFSDRQLQSKVLPSPRTSFPSREPPDSLSTLKTTQDTKHEGEAESQDSSFCLSPSQPSEIGYLNVASPGDTTASQLQEESQSISSENF from the exons ATggaggcggccgccgccgccccg GCGGAGGCCCCGGTACCGGCAGAGACCGTCCGCCGCTGGCTGCGGGCGGAGGGCGCCgaccccgccgccccggccgaGGAGCAGCTGGGCCTGGCCTGGCGGCTGCTGCGACGCGCCGAGGCCCGGCTCGGCGACCTGGAACGGCGGCGGGCCGAGGAGATGAGAGAC GTGGAAAGCTATGTGGGTCACGTCCGTAACCTGACGGAGGAACGGGATGCTATCACCACcgaatatgaaaaagaaaatgaacagctCAGGCTTGAGCTGACACGGCTGCAGCTGCAGCGGG AAGCCCAGCTGAAGGAGGTCGAGGAGATGCTGGAACAGGAAGGCTTGTCCGAAATAGCTCACAGTAATGCCAGTGAACAGATTGCTTATTTACTGGTGGAAAGAACGACGCTGCTGGAGAAACTGGAGATTGCAGATCAGAAGTTGAATTCACACAGCTACATAGACAGGCTGTGTGCGGCACAGCTTCAG TGCAAGGATGAGTTTGGTCACGTTCATCAGTCACTAGAAGATGAACTCCAACAACAGCATGAATCTGCGCAGCTTATTGGAGAGACAATGAATAAG TTCTacagagaggagctggagagggaacAAGCATCACGTGCAAGAGTTGAACGAGATCTGGATGAGGCCACACAGAGGCTGCTGATGGCCCAGGAGGAGATCCGGAGGTTGACAGATGAGCTGGATGCACAAAGAAAGGAGCAGAGCAGAATCG AATCAGCCTCATGGTCAGCCCTGCAAGCACCTGAGAGCCGGGAGGAAGGGGTGAATGAATGGAGAGAGAGTG ACAGGACTGAGCTACAGAAGGCCATGGAGCACAACAGCAAACTGGACAAGGAAATTCTGGCGCTGCGAGCACGGGTCCAAACACTCGACTTGGAGAGAAAAGCGTTCCTTGATCTG gtTGAACAGCTCAAAGAGGAGATCTGTGAGTATCAGAAGAGTGAGAAGCAAGGACTTCCATTGCCTGCGCCAGCCGAGACTGAAGAAGTCGCTGCGTCCTCGCTGCAG ACACAAGGCACAATGGATGAAGGGAGGATTGAAGGAGACTGCGTTTCAGGCAAAGCTGGCTCAGATCAAGAAGACAGATATCAGGGTAGTGAAACATTTCATAAAAG GTGCCGAGAGGCGATTGAAAACATCGAGGGCAGGAATTCACAGCTCCTTCACAAGCTGCAAAAACTGAAGCAGGAGCACGAGGATTTGGTTGAGCGCAATGAAGAGCTGGAATCAATTCTGGGAGAGACACAGATCCAAACCAAGCAGGAGAAGGAACAGTTTGAGAGTGAGGTGGAGGGACTTCACCGGAAA ATCACAAGTTTAGAAACAGAGTTACTTGAAGTGCAGAAGAACAAAACTGAGATGAGTGGGGAAGAACAGGCATCATCTGGAGCACAAGAGATGCAAGAG atgCTGGAAAGTTGTCAGGAAACAATAGAAAAGTTGGGAAGTCAGCTGGGAGAGCGGAGACAACGGAGAAAGCAACTTGCATCTGAGCTTGAACTGTTACGAGAAGATCTGAAGGCTGAGAAGAAG AGTCTGCCCGATGAGAGattccagcagcaggaggaaaaaatgcagcaacTGCGGCAGGACTTGCGTCGAGTTCAGAACTTGTGCAGCTCAGCCGAGAGGGAGCTGAGATACGAAAGGGAGAAGAATGTTGacttacaaaagcaaaatctcTTGCTCCAACAGGAATGCACCAAG GTCAAAGCTGAGCTGAAGCAAGCCCGGGCAAAACTCTCAGACACAACTGAAACATGCTCCTCTCTCTCAGCACAGTGGGAAAAAAGCCAGCAGAAGGTCAAAGAACTTGAACAAGAGCTCTTGAAGTGCTCCCAGGCTGATAAACTGCAGAGCAGTCTGCAAGAGAAACTTGCACAGGAGAAATCCAAAGTATGTGAAGCACAAAAAAAG ATTTCAAAACTCCAGCAAAAGCTAAAAGATTCAcaccaccagctcctgctggcAGAGGCCCGTGTTTCAGACAAGAAACTCCTGGAGGAGGAATTGAAGGAAGCCCGAGAAAATGAAGCTCGTGTGCAGCAAGAACTTCATGAAGAGCAGCTGAAAAG GAAGCTTCTGGAGCAGCAGGTGGAGGAGCTGCGGCAGCAGCTCCGGCATTCGAGGGAGACGGAGGCGTCGCTGGCCAAGATGCACGTGGAGCTGCAGGCCAAGACTCTGCATGTCCTAGAAGATGAGAGGAAAACTGATTCAAGCGAG CAGCTCCAGTGTCAGAAGGAGAACCAGAAGCTTTCAGAGCAACTTTCACTgctgaaggaggaaaacaaagccCTGTATGAGGAAGGAGTCCGTCTCCTGAACCAGAAGGATCTGTATGTCAG GAAATATAACGAAATGCAGCTCCGCCACAAAGACAAGATCCGCAGAGCCAAGGAGACCTTTATCCATGAGGTGAAACAAAGGGACAGCAGAATTAAGCAGCTTGAAAATGAGCTCAGCGAGtcaaagctccaagtggaaaag GGGAAGGTGCTGATTGCACAGATCACAGCTGAGAATGAGAAATTACTCCAGGAAAGAAGACGGCTCCTCCAGAAGATAACTGACCAAGAGGAGACCCCTTGGAACAACCGGTCTACAATTGCCACCCTGCAGAGCAG AGTGAAGATCCTGGACGAGGAGAATGTGCGGCTGCACGAGAGCAAACTCCAGCTCTCTGGTCACGTGCCCACCTTACAACGCGCGCCGAGGAGCATCCATGCTCCCAACGTGGAG
- the CCDC30 gene encoding coiled-coil domain-containing protein 30 isoform X2 encodes MEAAAAAPAEAPVPAETVRRWLRAEGADPAAPAEEQLGLAWRLLRRAEARLGDLERRRAEEMRDVESYVGHVRNLTEERDAITTEYEKENEQLRLELTRLQLQREAQLKEVEEMLEQEGLSEIAHSNASEQIAYLLVERTTLLEKLEIADQKLNSHSYIDRLCAAQLQCKDEFGHVHQSLEDELQQQHESAQLIGETMNKFYREELEREQASRARVERDLDEATQRLLMAQEEIRRLTDELDAQRKEQSRIESASWSALQAPESREEGVNEWRESDRTELQKAMEHNSKLDKEILALRARVQTLDLERKAFLDLVEQLKEEICEYQKSEKQGLPLPAPAETEEVAASSLQTQGTMDEGRIEGDCVSGKAGSDQEDRYQGSETFHKRCREAIENIEGRNSQLLHKLQKLKQEHEDLVERNEELESILGETQIQTKQEKEQFESEVEGLHRKITSLETELLEVQKNKTEMSGEEQASSGAQEMQEMLESCQETIEKLGSQLGERRQRRKQLASELELLREDLKAEKKVSELLQEREQINKLELKHEDICTDEKTCEEQMAKVVFLEEQIKNLRDEQELLCSELLKSNKKREELEKQLKESNEEKRLLLEEIAQLKQDTLTTRQQGDNTLEETLRMNQGMAHRDNRFLVLQSSAGSLDGSVKQSLPDERFQQQEEKMQQLRQDLRRVQNLCSSAERELRYEREKNVDLQKQNLLLQQECTKVKAELKQARAKLSDTTETCSSLSAQWEKSQQKVKELEQELLKCSQADKLQSSLQEKLAQEKSKVCEAQKKISKLQQKLKDSHHQLLLAEARVSDKKLLEEELKEARENEARVQQELHEEQLKRKLLEQQVEELRQQLRHSRETEASLAKMHVELQAKTLHVLEDERKTDSSELQCQKENQKLSEQLSLLKEENKALYEEGVRLLNQKDLYVRKYNEMQLRHKDKIRRAKETFIHEVKQRDSRIKQLENELSESKLQVEKGKVLIAQITAENEKLLQERRRLLQKITDQEETPWNNRSTIATLQSRVKILDEENVRLHESKLQLSGHVPTLQRAPRSIHAPNVEDSKTVNFSDRQLQSKVLPSPRTSFPSREPPDSLSTLKTTQDTKHEGEAESQDSSFCLSPSQPSEIGYLNVASPGDTTASQLQEESQSISSENF; translated from the exons ATggaggcggccgccgccgccccg GCGGAGGCCCCGGTACCGGCAGAGACCGTCCGCCGCTGGCTGCGGGCGGAGGGCGCCgaccccgccgccccggccgaGGAGCAGCTGGGCCTGGCCTGGCGGCTGCTGCGACGCGCCGAGGCCCGGCTCGGCGACCTGGAACGGCGGCGGGCCGAGGAGATGAGAGAC GTGGAAAGCTATGTGGGTCACGTCCGTAACCTGACGGAGGAACGGGATGCTATCACCACcgaatatgaaaaagaaaatgaacagctCAGGCTTGAGCTGACACGGCTGCAGCTGCAGCGGG AAGCCCAGCTGAAGGAGGTCGAGGAGATGCTGGAACAGGAAGGCTTGTCCGAAATAGCTCACAGTAATGCCAGTGAACAGATTGCTTATTTACTGGTGGAAAGAACGACGCTGCTGGAGAAACTGGAGATTGCAGATCAGAAGTTGAATTCACACAGCTACATAGACAGGCTGTGTGCGGCACAGCTTCAG TGCAAGGATGAGTTTGGTCACGTTCATCAGTCACTAGAAGATGAACTCCAACAACAGCATGAATCTGCGCAGCTTATTGGAGAGACAATGAATAAG TTCTacagagaggagctggagagggaacAAGCATCACGTGCAAGAGTTGAACGAGATCTGGATGAGGCCACACAGAGGCTGCTGATGGCCCAGGAGGAGATCCGGAGGTTGACAGATGAGCTGGATGCACAAAGAAAGGAGCAGAGCAGAATCG AATCAGCCTCATGGTCAGCCCTGCAAGCACCTGAGAGCCGGGAGGAAGGGGTGAATGAATGGAGAGAGAGTG ACAGGACTGAGCTACAGAAGGCCATGGAGCACAACAGCAAACTGGACAAGGAAATTCTGGCGCTGCGAGCACGGGTCCAAACACTCGACTTGGAGAGAAAAGCGTTCCTTGATCTG gtTGAACAGCTCAAAGAGGAGATCTGTGAGTATCAGAAGAGTGAGAAGCAAGGACTTCCATTGCCTGCGCCAGCCGAGACTGAAGAAGTCGCTGCGTCCTCGCTGCAG ACACAAGGCACAATGGATGAAGGGAGGATTGAAGGAGACTGCGTTTCAGGCAAAGCTGGCTCAGATCAAGAAGACAGATATCAGGGTAGTGAAACATTTCATAAAAG GTGCCGAGAGGCGATTGAAAACATCGAGGGCAGGAATTCACAGCTCCTTCACAAGCTGCAAAAACTGAAGCAGGAGCACGAGGATTTGGTTGAGCGCAATGAAGAGCTGGAATCAATTCTGGGAGAGACACAGATCCAAACCAAGCAGGAGAAGGAACAGTTTGAGAGTGAGGTGGAGGGACTTCACCGGAAA ATCACAAGTTTAGAAACAGAGTTACTTGAAGTGCAGAAGAACAAAACTGAGATGAGTGGGGAAGAACAGGCATCATCTGGAGCACAAGAGATGCAAGAG atgCTGGAAAGTTGTCAGGAAACAATAGAAAAGTTGGGAAGTCAGCTGGGAGAGCGGAGACAACGGAGAAAGCAACTTGCATCTGAGCTTGAACTGTTACGAGAAGATCTGAAGGCTGAGAAGAAG GTCTCTGAACTCCTACAAGAAAGAGAACAGATTAACAAACTGGAGCTGAAACATGAAGATATATGTACCGATGAAAAGACGTGTGAAGAACAGATGGCTAAAGTAGTATTTTTGGAAGAACAGATCAAAAACTTGAGGGATGAACAAGAACTGCTCTG TTCTGAATTACTAAAAAGCAACAAGAAGAGGGAGGAGCTAGAAAAGCAGCTAAAAGagagcaatgaagaaaaacGGTTGTTACTGGAAGAAATTGCCCAGTTAAAACAAGATACCCTGACTACCCGGCAGCAGGGTGACAACACGCTTGAAGAGACTTTGAGGATGAATCAAGGCATGGCGCATAGAGATAACAGGTTTCTCGTgttgcagagctctgcaggcagttTAGATGGGAGCGTTAAACAG AGTCTGCCCGATGAGAGattccagcagcaggaggaaaaaatgcagcaacTGCGGCAGGACTTGCGTCGAGTTCAGAACTTGTGCAGCTCAGCCGAGAGGGAGCTGAGATACGAAAGGGAGAAGAATGTTGacttacaaaagcaaaatctcTTGCTCCAACAGGAATGCACCAAG GTCAAAGCTGAGCTGAAGCAAGCCCGGGCAAAACTCTCAGACACAACTGAAACATGCTCCTCTCTCTCAGCACAGTGGGAAAAAAGCCAGCAGAAGGTCAAAGAACTTGAACAAGAGCTCTTGAAGTGCTCCCAGGCTGATAAACTGCAGAGCAGTCTGCAAGAGAAACTTGCACAGGAGAAATCCAAAGTATGTGAAGCACAAAAAAAG ATTTCAAAACTCCAGCAAAAGCTAAAAGATTCAcaccaccagctcctgctggcAGAGGCCCGTGTTTCAGACAAGAAACTCCTGGAGGAGGAATTGAAGGAAGCCCGAGAAAATGAAGCTCGTGTGCAGCAAGAACTTCATGAAGAGCAGCTGAAAAG GAAGCTTCTGGAGCAGCAGGTGGAGGAGCTGCGGCAGCAGCTCCGGCATTCGAGGGAGACGGAGGCGTCGCTGGCCAAGATGCACGTGGAGCTGCAGGCCAAGACTCTGCATGTCCTAGAAGATGAGAGGAAAACTGATTCAAGCGAG CTCCAGTGTCAGAAGGAGAACCAGAAGCTTTCAGAGCAACTTTCACTgctgaaggaggaaaacaaagccCTGTATGAGGAAGGAGTCCGTCTCCTGAACCAGAAGGATCTGTATGTCAG GAAATATAACGAAATGCAGCTCCGCCACAAAGACAAGATCCGCAGAGCCAAGGAGACCTTTATCCATGAGGTGAAACAAAGGGACAGCAGAATTAAGCAGCTTGAAAATGAGCTCAGCGAGtcaaagctccaagtggaaaag GGGAAGGTGCTGATTGCACAGATCACAGCTGAGAATGAGAAATTACTCCAGGAAAGAAGACGGCTCCTCCAGAAGATAACTGACCAAGAGGAGACCCCTTGGAACAACCGGTCTACAATTGCCACCCTGCAGAGCAG AGTGAAGATCCTGGACGAGGAGAATGTGCGGCTGCACGAGAGCAAACTCCAGCTCTCTGGTCACGTGCCCACCTTACAACGCGCGCCGAGGAGCATCCATGCTCCCAACGTGGAG